TCATAAAAGCGTAACGTTCCAGCTTTTCGTCAGAATACAGTGACGAGTACAAGCGCTCATCGCCGTGCAGGCGCAGGTAAACAGTTTCGGTGGTGGTAGTTTCGAGGCTCGGGAAACGCTTACCGGCGCTGGCAATAACAAAGGTAATATCATAATCGCGTAGCAAATCCAAAGATTCTTCGGTAAACCAGGAAACATGGCGGGCTTCCAGCGCAAATTTTACCTGCGGATACTGCTGGCGCAGCAAACGGTAAAAGCTTTCGGCTGTGGGCCGGTCGAACCGGAAACTTGCGGCAATCTGAATTAGAATAACGCCTAAACGTTCGCCCATTAAGAGGTACCGGCCCATAAACTTTTGTAATAACTCTGCGCTATCGTCGAACTTACGTTTGTGGGTTATTTCCTGGTTTAACTTGGCACAAAATTTAAAATTGGGCGGAGTTTGCTCCAGCCATTTCTGAATGGTTTTTTCCATCGTAAAATGATAGAAACTGCTGTTTATTTCGGTGCAGTTAAAGTGCTGCGCGAAGTAGTTTAAATAATCTGCCGATTTCAGGTCTTCGGGGTAAAACAAGCCCTTCCAACGATAACTCCACCCCGAAGTGCCAATATGTAATCTATCCATTAATATTCCAGAATTTAAAATATTTTAAAATTTTACTTCGTCCCAAAGTGTGACTTTAAACTATAGCCCAAACTTTAATCGATTTTGGGGTTTACTTTTAAAACCGCTCCTACGTTGCTATAAAGCCTATTTCATAAGTAAATCGCTATTATTTTGTATTTATAGGGTAACAATTTGTGCTATACGGATATTTATACTAAACGAAGCGCCTAAAGCAAATGGTTCGTGTAGCCTTTATATTGAATGGTTTTGCCAGCACTGTTCCTTTAATCAGCCATTTTCGCTTAGCGCCGCACCAGGTGGCAGGTAAGTCTTACTAGTTCTAATTTCTTACATTTTAAAAGCACATCAACGTGCCCAAATCTGGCATAAGGGCACATGATTAATGTGCCGGCAAAGAAGAGGCAAGCGTAGTGTAATAGTTGTTTTATGATAGAGGGTAACAACATAAACCAGGATGGCGGTAAATGGAAGGAAGCTTTTTATCGGGCTTATAAGAAAAAGGATTACCTGACTGCCGAAAAAATATATCTTTCTCAGGAAAAATACGAGAATGGCATTTCTGATGTTCACGCCGCTTACCGGTTGCTCAAGCAATTAGACCATGCGCGAATCGTTATTATTTTAGCAACGGTAGC
The sequence above is a segment of the Adhaeribacter swui genome. Coding sequences within it:
- a CDS encoding DUF72 domain-containing protein, with amino-acid sequence MDRLHIGTSGWSYRWKGLFYPEDLKSADYLNYFAQHFNCTEINSSFYHFTMEKTIQKWLEQTPPNFKFCAKLNQEITHKRKFDDSAELLQKFMGRYLLMGERLGVILIQIAASFRFDRPTAESFYRLLRQQYPQVKFALEARHVSWFTEESLDLLRDYDITFVIASAGKRFPSLETTTTETVYLRLHGDERLYSSLYSDEKLERYAFMINDWLLDGKEVWVFFNNTIMGSAITNAKSLQNLLANL